The genomic window CACCCCCGGGGCGCGCAGGTAAGGGCGCCCCCCTCAGCAGCCAGTGCAGGTGAGCGGCGCGGCCAGCCGGAAGGAGACGGTGGAGCGGCGCggagaagcaggagcaggggagggggaggagcccgGCGGGGCTGGTGCGGGAGCCGGCGAGTGGCAGCGCCTGGGGGAGGAGACTGAGAGCCGCTAGAGCTGCTTAAGGAGGCGCCGCTTTCCACCCGCTCGCCGCCTTCTAGGACCTGGGCAAGGGTGCCGCCTCCGGGCCGCTCCCCCGCGAGCACGAGCGCCTAGAAAGGGGCCTCTCCAACTCCACGACTGTGCTGTAAAGCGAGAGGGGCCGTTGTCAGGGACCACCCACCCCGCGCTCACAAAATGTGCAGCCGGGAGGGGCGCGTCGAGAAGGCGCGGagagggtgggagaggcagagcccCGCGGGGGCGGTGGAGGTCTGGGTCCTCAGACCCCAGCGCACAGCAGGCACGGCGGGGGATAGGGGTGCAGGCTCCGGACGCCGAAGTGGGGACGGCGGTGGCAGGGACGCTCCTCCTGTGCGCCTGCGAGCACTGGAAGCTGTGCGGTGAAGGCGGACGGACTCTCAGGCGGCCACGCCGCCTGGCCCCGCACCGACCGCTCTGAGCCCGCCTTCCCTGCAGCTTGCGCATTAGCGCCGGCGCCTCTTTAAAGCAGAAGCGGGGGCCGCGGTCACGTGAGGTGGATTCCTGGAAAGTTCCTGGAAAGCGGCCTCCGCAGCCGCCGGGCGGGGCGCAAGAAGAGCGCGGACCCCGCAGGGAGGCGGGGAGCAAGGGAGGCGCGCGGGGGCTGGGAAGTAGCGCGCACACCCGTTCTGAGGACAGACGTTTAACTCTTGCCATGTCTTGCCGCCTCCACCGCGGCTCGCGGGCCTTGGGTTTCCCCTGAAGCATGAGCCTCCGCGCCCGCCGCTACCGGCGCTGCGCGGGCCGCGGACAGTGCGCCCCGGAGCCCCGCACGCACCGCCTCGGGATCCCCTGCGCCAGCAGCCGGGGTGCTGGAGGAGTTCGGCCAGGGGCTGGCGGCAGGTACTGGTCCGGGGAGCCCGAAGGCTCTTCCCCAAGGAGGGTCGCCGGGGAGGGCACCGGGGCGCGGCCGCGAGCGCCGGGCGGCCTGGGCTTCCGCAGTTACAAACCGCCGGGGACGCAGTCGGAGCCGCGGCTCTGTCTCGCGGCCGGGCGCTACTGCCTGCGTTCTTAGGCTCCTTCTAGGCGTCGGGAAGTCTCCGGAGTTTCCTCCCCTGCTCCAAACTGCCATCCAAATTAATAATCCTCCTAATAACCTGATCTGCCGCTCCTCCCCGCCCGCCTGCCTCCCGCCCtagctccttcctcctccctctcttcttcccaccccctTGGTCGCCGCCGGAGGGAAAGCCAGCAGCTGCCCAGGGTGGGGGATTTCGGAGCTCGGGGGTTCCAGGCGATGATCCCCGGCGCTTTTGTTTGCTCTCTGCGCAGAGAACTCTTGGCTGCCGCAGAGCGCATCCCCAGGCATCTCGCTCCCAAATTAAAAGTCAACAGGGGAAACTCGGGCAGACACCCCTCCTCTCCCGGGCCCCTCCCGGGTCCCCCGCCCCATGTCCGCTCGGGAGGCTGCCTGGTGTGGAGGCGGCGGCCGAGGCCGAGGTAAGGGCTCGGCGATCGTGGTCTTACACGCCCAGCGGCGCTCCCTGCCGCCTGTTCTGCCCCCGCCGGGGTTTCTGTTCCGAGCCCCCGCGAGGGCTGAGCGCTTGGGTCGATTCCTCGACAGCGCCCGCGGCGGCGGCAGCTATAGCAGCCGCCGCCTCCCGGCCCAGAGAGCGGCCGCCACTGCGCGCGGCGGCGCCCCCCACCTCCGCCCCACGCGGGCGCTGGTAAGCTGGTGGAGGGGCAGCGAGGCAGCCTCCGGGCGGGGGTGCGGCAGCTTCCGCACCTTGGCGCCGAGGGTTGGCGGCTCAGGGTGCTTCGTCCCGGAGCCCCTGGGCTGTACAGAGTGTGAGATACAGGAGTGCAAATTTGGGGATGTCTCCTGTTCTTTCCTTTACAGTTTTTCTGCTTGTCCTTGACTAGGGCGTATTTACTACCTTACCCACAGGTGACTCTGCTCTGCTGGTCTGCGATTTCGGCCAGTATCCCTGGGCTGGAGGACACCCTGTTCCCCACCCTCAACCTGTCCCTCCCTACCCTCCCTTCCTCCGCAACTCCTGCGTCTTGGATCCCTGCTCTCTGTCCTTTCTCTACAGCTGGGCCGGGGCAGCCCCTGGATGCTTGGGGTTAAATGGTGCAGGAGCATAGAGGCGGAGGAGTCCCCGGGATTTTCCACGTCTCTTAtttccccacccacaccccagccGCAGGGGTCCAATTTGGACTGACCCAACCCCATACTTTCTTTTTGCAGGCAAACCCTGGGTGACCGCTCCTGCGGGGGACTTTGCCATCCGTCCACTGGAACCTGGGGAGGAAGAACCCCAAGCACCCCATCCTCTCCCCCTACACCATTTCGGATACCCCGCAGACACTGACTTCCAAGAAGGACGCCTGCCCCCTCTGACCCCATCACGGGTGGCCACCTGTCTTTGCCGCGCTGATCCCTCTCCCATGACCCTGCGGTGCCTCGAGCCCTCCGGGAATGGCGCGGAAGGGACGCAGAGCCAGTGGGGGACCGCGGGATCCGCGGAGGAGCCGTCCCCCGAAGCAGCGCGTTTGGCGAAGGCCCTACGGGAGCTCAGTCAAACAGGTAGGGAGCCGATCAGCCTCCACGCGTGTGAGAGGGGTGCTTCCCCAAAGACGCGGTTGCAGGCTTTGCCGGCGGGAAGCGCGGCTTGGAAGCGGGGCCGCGATGGGGGCAAAGAATGGGATGGAACTAGGGCTCCTCGGTTCCCGTTCCCGCTTCGGGTCAGGGGATCCGCGGAGAGGATGCACGCAACGCCCCTGGGTCCTAGGGAATGCGAAAGAAAAGTGGTTCTCGAGGGACTCGGAGGCCTAGGGGAGGGCAGACCTCGAGAAGGGCTTCTTGGAAATAGCCTCATAGGGCTCTGGAACCTTTGTTGTCGCGACCGCTCCGGGGTCGGTGCACGGGCTTGAACCCAGGCGGGAGAAAGTGCCAGGCGCCTCCCTTTCCGCGGGGAGCAAGGGCGGCGAGTGGGCGCTGCGCTGCCCGCCGCTCCAGCTGCATCCGGCTCCCGAGCCGAGCAGCCGCGGCTGCTCGGGATCTTGGCGGCCAAGTTCCAAGGACCGACAGATTGCCGTGCCGGCGGCTGCGGTAGAACTGGGAGGAAAGCGGCCGGCGGAGCCACTGCGCAGAGCGCGGCCTTCAGCGGCCGCTCGCCCAAACAGTTGCTGGTTTCAAGGGCTCGCTCGggtctgaaagaaaaaaaatctgggaaacCACGCAAGCTTTCAAAATCTGGATCCTCAGAGCTTCCGTTTGGGGCAAAGTTGAAGTTTTGGTGGCCCTGGGAATAGGGAAAAGTCACCTGCAGTTCCGGTCTTTGAGTGCGACCACCGGCTTTCCCACCGCGAGGGGCCGGGGGATTGCAAGTATCTGAGCAGTTTTCTGGGGGCGGCGGTGGGGAGCACACTGTCAGAATTCGTATGCAGAGTGTCTCGAAGTCCCTGTTGAAAGCCGGGTGGACCCTGGGGTGGCGCAGGCAGATCAAATCGAGAATGCTGGGGAGACCGACGGTTGTGATTTGGATCAGGGCAAAGTCCGAGAAAGAGTTGCAGATTGTAAACTTGAAGTACTAATTATCAGTTGGGGTTTCCCTCATTTCTCAATGCCTGGTAAGGCAGTTTTAATCAAAGCAACAAGCAGAAGCTGTCGTACGGGGTCTGCACTTTGAAAAGACGTAAATAGCCGTGCTTTCCAGAGGCTTTGGACGGAGATGCAGCCCAGAACAGATACGGGGAGAGGGGGCGGTGGACACCAACTTTCCAAaaagttctttcagtttttaccCTGTCGGAATTACTGGAATCGGGCCTTCCACTTTTGTAAGGGCATGACTTTTATTTCTAACTTCTGATTTATTTCGAAGTTACTTTGATTTCACTTGGATAGTGCTAGAAGCATCCTGCTTTGTCATCATTGCAAATGTTTTGTTTCGTGAGGAGAAAAATGTTTAGAGAATGTAAGGAACAGCTACAGAAAGCTAACTTGTTAAAACCGAAAATGGACTCTCAGTGTGGGTTCATGAGGTAAAATGGACCCGCCTTCTCATTAAATTTCTCCCCCAAATGTTAGTCTCTGGGAAACTTTCCCTCATCCATTTCTACTTAGAGCTAGAGAAACTGTTGCCGAGTATtgaccctatttttaaaaaaattccttgtaATAACTATTTcaccctctctcctttttcttttcgaACAAAAACCCCAGGTTGGTACTGGGGAAGTATGACTGTTAATGAagccaaagagaaattaaaagaggCACCCGAAGGAACTTTCTTGATTAGAGATAGCTCGCATTCAGACTACCTACTAACAATATCTGTTAAGACATCAGCTGGACCAACTAATCTGCGAATTGAATACCAAGATGGGAAATTCAGATTGGACTCTATCATATGTGTCAAGTCCAAGCTTAAACAATTTGACAGTGTGGTTCATCTGATCGACTACTATGTTCAGATGTGCAAGGATAAGCGGACGGGCCCGGAAGCCCCCCGGAACGGCACCGTCCACCTTTACCTGACCAAACCTCTCTACACAGCCGTGCGACCGCTCCAACATCTCTGTAGACTCACCATTAACAAATGTACCGGTACCATCTGGGGACTGCCTTTACCAACGAGACTAAAAGATTACTTGGAAGAGTATAAA from Mustela lutreola isolate mMusLut2 chromosome 8, mMusLut2.pri, whole genome shotgun sequence includes these protein-coding regions:
- the SOCS2 gene encoding suppressor of cytokine signaling 2 isoform X2, translated to MTLRCLEPSGNGAEGTQSQWGTAGSAEEPSPEAARLAKALRELSQTGWYWGSMTVNEAKEKLKEAPEGTFLIRDSSHSDYLLTISVKTSAGPTNLRIEYQDGKFRLDSIICVKSKLKQFDSVVHLIDYYVQMCKDKRTGPEAPRNGTVHLYLTKPLYTAVRPLQHLCRLTINKCTGTIWGLPLPTRLKDYLEEYKFQV
- the SOCS2 gene encoding suppressor of cytokine signaling 2 isoform X1; amino-acid sequence: MSAREAAWCGGGGRGRGKPWVTAPAGDFAIRPLEPGEEEPQAPHPLPLHHFGYPADTDFQEGRLPPLTPSRVATCLCRADPSPMTLRCLEPSGNGAEGTQSQWGTAGSAEEPSPEAARLAKALRELSQTGWYWGSMTVNEAKEKLKEAPEGTFLIRDSSHSDYLLTISVKTSAGPTNLRIEYQDGKFRLDSIICVKSKLKQFDSVVHLIDYYVQMCKDKRTGPEAPRNGTVHLYLTKPLYTAVRPLQHLCRLTINKCTGTIWGLPLPTRLKDYLEEYKFQV